The following proteins are co-located in the Candidatus Accumulibacter cognatus genome:
- the hda gene encoding DnaA regulatory inactivator Hda — protein sequence MRQLILELLPDAPPSFDNFVAGSNAEALTGLAAWLAPANRESVFLFWGEAGAGKSHLLQACQAAYSDARVDPDLSRIAPTGEFYAVDHVEALGETGQIVLFNLINRLRASGGRLLAAADVPPLRLTLREDLRTRLGSGLLYRLRPLSDAEKLAALAEQARMRGLVLPPEAFSYLFARAPRDMRSLAALLVAIDRYSLEQKRPITLPLLREVMQTLVTG from the coding sequence ATGCGCCAGTTGATTCTTGAACTGCTGCCTGACGCCCCCCCCAGCTTCGACAATTTTGTCGCCGGCAGCAATGCCGAAGCGTTGACCGGCCTGGCCGCCTGGCTGGCGCCGGCCAACCGCGAATCGGTTTTCCTTTTCTGGGGAGAAGCCGGCGCCGGCAAATCACATCTGCTGCAGGCCTGCCAGGCTGCGTACAGCGACGCGCGCGTGGACCCGGATCTGTCCCGAATTGCCCCCACCGGCGAGTTCTACGCCGTCGACCACGTCGAGGCGCTCGGCGAGACTGGCCAGATCGTCCTCTTCAACCTGATCAATCGCCTGCGCGCCAGCGGCGGCCGTCTGCTTGCCGCCGCCGATGTGCCACCGCTGCGCCTGACCCTGCGCGAAGACCTGCGTACACGGCTCGGTAGCGGCCTGCTCTATCGCCTGAGGCCGTTGAGCGACGCCGAGAAACTGGCGGCGCTTGCCGAACAGGCCAGAATGCGGGGGCTGGTGCTGCCGCCCGAGGCGTTCAGCTACCTGTTTGCGCGGGCGCCGCGCGACATGCGCAGCCTGGCAGCCTTGCTGGTGGCAATCGACCGTTATTCGCTCGAACAGAAGCGCCCCATCACCCTGCCATTGTTGCGTGAGGTCATGCAGACCTTGGTAACTGGCTGA
- the purM gene encoding phosphoribosylformylglycinamidine cyclo-ligase: MTIESLSYRDAGVDIDAGDQLVERIKPLAGKTLREGVLGGIGGFGALFEVPRRYREPVLVSGTDGVGTKLKLAFELQRHDTIGIDLVAMSVNDILVQGAEPLFFLDYFACGKLDVETATDVVKGIAKGCELAGCALIGGETAEMPGMYPAGEYDLAGFAVGVVEKAAIIDGSTIIPGDVLLGLPSSGAHSNGYSLLRKIISRAQPDLTQAFDGETTFAEAILAPTRIYVQALRALMQALPVKGLAHITGGGLTGNVPRILPPAVKAEIAQAAWSRPKLFDWLQREGGVADSEMHRVFNCGIGMVVVVAREDVQQALQILHAAGEAAVVIGAIKPRAAGEAATVVYSG, translated from the coding sequence ATGACTATAGAATCTCTCTCCTATCGCGATGCCGGTGTCGACATCGACGCCGGCGATCAACTCGTCGAACGGATCAAACCCCTCGCCGGAAAAACCCTGCGCGAGGGCGTACTCGGCGGCATCGGCGGTTTTGGTGCGCTTTTCGAAGTTCCCAGACGCTACCGCGAGCCGGTACTGGTGTCCGGCACCGATGGCGTCGGTACCAAGCTCAAGCTCGCCTTCGAACTGCAGCGGCACGACACCATCGGCATCGATCTGGTGGCGATGAGCGTCAACGACATCCTCGTCCAGGGCGCCGAGCCGCTTTTTTTTCTCGATTATTTCGCTTGTGGCAAGCTCGACGTCGAGACCGCTACCGATGTCGTCAAGGGCATCGCCAAAGGCTGCGAACTTGCCGGCTGCGCGCTGATCGGCGGTGAAACAGCCGAAATGCCGGGCATGTACCCGGCAGGCGAATATGATCTCGCCGGTTTCGCCGTCGGCGTCGTCGAGAAAGCGGCGATCATCGACGGCTCGACGATCATTCCGGGGGACGTGCTGCTCGGTCTGCCGTCATCGGGTGCGCATTCCAACGGCTATTCGCTGCTGAGGAAAATCATCAGTCGCGCGCAGCCCGACCTGACACAGGCCTTCGACGGCGAAACGACGTTCGCCGAGGCCATCCTGGCGCCCACGAGGATTTACGTGCAAGCCTTGCGGGCGCTGATGCAGGCGCTGCCGGTCAAGGGCCTGGCGCACATCACCGGCGGTGGCCTTACTGGCAACGTGCCGCGCATCCTGCCGCCCGCAGTCAAGGCCGAGATCGCGCAGGCGGCGTGGTCTCGCCCGAAGCTCTTTGACTGGCTGCAGCGAGAAGGCGGCGTTGCCGACAGCGAAATGCATCGCGTCTTCAACTGCGGGATCGGCATGGTCGTCGTCGTCGCTCGCGAGGACGTGCAACAGGCCTTGCAGATCCTGCATGCGGCCGGTGAAGCGGCGGTGGTCATCGGGGCGATCAAACCCAGGGCGGCCGGTGAAGCGGCGACGGTCGTGTATTCCGGT